TGGCCGGTCAACTCCTCCGTTTCTCCGCGCGCCAAAACTTGAGCGCGAAGAGTCGCCATAACTGCCCGCTTTTCTCCGATTTGAACCGCAAGGTTAAACCGTAAAGTCGCCAGCACGGGAATGACTCTTTACTGGAGACAGTGCGGTGAATCAGGTGAAAAATGCGGCTCTGGTCGCGGCAGTGTCGATAGTGATCGCAGGATCGGTGCAGGCACAGGAAGTCTACGTACACGGCGGCACGCTCGGCGCGGGTGTCGGCGCGGCGCTGCCGTTGGCCTCGTGGGCCGGCGTGCACGCGGAATTCGAAGGGCTCGGCTTCTCGCATTCGGTCAACGTCAGCGGCAACGACTACGACGGCCATCTCAAGCTGCTGCAAGGCGGCCTGTATCTCGATCTGTTTCCGTTTTCCTCAAGCGGTTTTCGCGTGACGGCCGGCGCCCTGATCAACGACGACGAACTGACGGCCCACGCAGTGCCGAACGCGCAAGGCAACTACAAGATCGGCGACGACTTCGTGCCGGCCGTGGGCGCCGCGCCGTCCACCACCATCACACTGCCGCACGTCATGCCCTACCTCGGCATCGGTTACGGCCACAAGCCGGTTTCGAAGGGTTTCGGCCTGACGTTCGATCTCGGCGTGGCCTACGGTCGCCCGCGCACGACGTACAACGTGCCGCAGATCTACGCGCAACTCACGACACAGGCGAACATCGACCAGGAAGAACAGAACATCAGCAACAAGGTCGAGCGCTACAAGCTGTATCCGGTCGTGCAGATCGGCGTGAGCTACCGTTTCTGAGCGGGCGCTTTTCCGGATTCGTCTTTAACGTAACGGCAGAACGTAGTGCGCCTGCGCGACGCCGCCAGTTGCCGGGACGTATCGGAGATGACTGCCCGGTGCGATATCGCAGGCACCTCGCGCGGCGGAGCAAGGTAATATGACGGTTTGACGTCCGGCGAGCGGCATGCCCGTTGCTTGCAAGCGAACGCCCGGCGCAGCAAACCACAAGACAAGGCGACGGGCACGCGCATCGACTGTGATGCATGCCGCACGCACCGTCGCCCGTTTCCGCCATCCATGAGTTCTGCAAGCCGCCGCATCGCGCACCTGGACATGGACGCGTTCTACGCGTCCGTCGAACTCTTGCGCTATCCCGAACTGCGCGGCAAGGCGGTGGTGATCGGCGGCGGCCGCAATGGCGTGCCGCAAACGCTTGAAGACGGCAGCCGCCGCTTTGCGAAGCTGCGCGATTATGCGGGCCGCGGCGTGGTGACCACGTCCACCTATGAAGCCCGCGCGCTCGGCGTGTTCTCCGCGATGGGCATGATGAAAGCCGCCGCGCTCGCACCGGAAGCGATTCTGCTGCCCACCGACTTCGAGTCGTACCGCCACTACTCGAGGCTGTTCAAAGCGGCGGTCGCCACCTTCACCGACCGGATCGAAGACCGCGGCATCGACGAAATCTATATCGACCTCACCGATGTGCCGGGCGAGCCGCGCGAGATCGCCGCGCGCATCAAGCAGGCCGTCAATCAGGCAACCGGCCTCACCTGCTCCATTTGCGTGGCGCCGAACAAGCTGCTGGCGAAGATCGGTTCCGAACTCGACAAACCCGACGGCCTGACGATCCTCACGCCCGCGGATGTGCCGTTGCGCGTGTGGCCGTTGCCGGTGCGCAAGGTCAATGGAATCGGGCCGAAGGCCGCGGAAAAATTGACCGCGCTCGGCCTCGCCACGGTCGGCGATCTGGCGGCAGCGGACGCAGGTCTGCTGCAGGACCACTTCGGGCGCAGCTATTCGGCGTGGCTCATGCAAGTCGCCCAAGGCTACGACGAGCGGCCGGTCGTGGTCGAATCGGAGCCCAAGTCGATGAGCCGCGAGACGACCTTCGAACGCGATCTGCATCCCCGCCATGACCGCCCGGCCCTGTCCAGTTCGTTTACCGGCTTGTGCGTGCGGGTCGCCGAAGATCTGGTGAGGAAGGGCT
This genomic stretch from Paraburkholderia caffeinilytica harbors:
- the dinB gene encoding DNA polymerase IV translates to MSSASRRIAHLDMDAFYASVELLRYPELRGKAVVIGGGRNGVPQTLEDGSRRFAKLRDYAGRGVVTTSTYEARALGVFSAMGMMKAAALAPEAILLPTDFESYRHYSRLFKAAVATFTDRIEDRGIDEIYIDLTDVPGEPREIAARIKQAVNQATGLTCSICVAPNKLLAKIGSELDKPDGLTILTPADVPLRVWPLPVRKVNGIGPKAAEKLTALGLATVGDLAAADAGLLQDHFGRSYSAWLMQVAQGYDERPVVVESEPKSMSRETTFERDLHPRHDRPALSSSFTGLCVRVAEDLVRKGYVGRTVGIKLRYDDFRTVTRDLTLDEPTADAAEIRRAATECLKRVELTRKLRLLGVRVSALTPANALPVKQRVPVQADLPFTGDD